DNA sequence from the Plasmodium malariae genome assembly, contig: PmUG01_00_33, whole genome shotgun sequence genome:
atggtatatttataacatcaatatataaataaatatatattagaattattcattatcatttccttatatttttaagagaaatactattatttattattgtttctttatatatagtaaaaatacatgaataatataataagaagtaattgaaaaaaatgataatatattttgttataattatttcatttataaaaaataaaatatatgttatttatataacttcataacataatatatattatataatttatataaatatttaacttAGTTAAACTAGaaagtatattattaatattctgaaaaaataattttttcatcatgttttttttctatttatttaaaattattttagaaaacttattaaaaatttgtacattaaaattaatatatcctatagttgtttttttatttatttaataaaataatactcaactcataaaaatgataacaaCGGAAGCAGATggcaatataaaatatattatctcCTATAGATTTAAGTGACTGCAAGAGgcatataaacattttagtaatattttatagagAATAGTATAACAGAAATATAgctaattatatttttctaaaaaaatatatattttattaagtaaaatatgttatattaatcCTAAATTTTTTCCCTAATCtttaatataatagaatTATTTGTAATAGATTATGTTcaaaataacattattatgaataacgtataataatataagtaaaacattattttttaaacttaaatatatgttactTATAtggtaattatattatttattgttttttttactgAACAGTGGAACATTCCAGGTATTATCCTTTTCAttcttcatattattatgaaaagaaACCACCAAaacacattatatataaattacgaATCTTCTACAAAATGATAACCTATAGTAATTTCTCCATTTTTAGAAGATCTTTCGAATGATCCAGATGATTCTTcagaaaatatgttttttgttattcttttctttttctttatattattgttaatccAGGGACCAAGGGGACTaaactattatataatatgaaaaaataatgaaatatattatgtacgtatatattaataatattatttaaataaaaattaagaacaATCTTTGtcctaaaattttattatatttaacgataattcatataataccttatacaaaaaaaaaaaactaataagACAAGTTCCCAGAAGTGCAAAACCCACAGATAAAGCAGTCTTCAAATCAGGTGACGCAGAACAAATATAAGTAGTTGTATCTCTATTACACAAAACATTATCACCTACATACGTTCTTATTGGTTCCCACAATTCTTCAATGTGTTTTTCCCATAATTGTGCGCTTTCTTCACAATTAGATccttcatttatataatgtttttttttttggtttaaCCATTCATTCAATAACTCACAGTAATCTTCAGCACTAATTGTATCATTACCACCTTCACCAATTAACATTCCATTTGATAGTCTACTtttgaaattattatgaagCTTGTAaccaattttatataaattattatgtattccCTCTAATGAAGAGAATGAGGAAAATTTTTCTGTAAAATCAGAAGGTATCGTATcttcttcaaaaaaaagtCTCAATTTTTCTATCTTACTTGTTTCTAATTTCTAAAAAGTTAAAGTAAAAAactaaaatgaaataaaagtaaaataatacaagtgcaaaaaaaagtttaagacattaataagaaataatttatgcgtcataatattcaaattagttcataaacatttttaggtatattaaatgtataattatatacttaCCACCATCCTTACAAGAGAAAACTAGATGTGATTAAATTATCcataagaaattttaatattcccGCACATAGTTGTTTatgttttatgtaaaaacatattaatatttatatttttttccgcAATacttaagaaaataatatataaaatttttattaattattaataataaaataaatacattgaaatttttaaataatacttcttttaataactaaaaaaatgcaaaaccatttttaatataaaaattcttgGAAAATTGAtctttatgtattttttgtattaattacttataatatatatcttaaagAATAAAGTGCCATTTAAATAAGAATTCAAAGAAAATATCGCGTACTAtgaaattttacttttttcaaaatactTATTCAAAgtatttttgataaatataattt
Encoded proteins:
- the PmUG01_00058600 gene encoding PIR protein, which codes for MVKLETSKIEKLRLFFEEDTIPSDFTEKFSSFSSLEGIHNNLYKIGYKLHNNFKSRLSNGMLIGEGGNDTISAEDYCELLNEWLNQKKKHYINEGSNCEESAQLWEKHIEELWEPIRTYVGDNVLCNRDTTTYICSASPDLKTALSVGFALLGTCLISFFFLYKFSPLGPWINNNIKKKKRITKNIFSEESSGSFERSSKNGEITIGYHFVEDS